TCTGTCACAGCTTTAAGATGGAGCGTTAAATCGTAAAAAGTGGACACAGAGTTTAcacatggaaaacatttaaacgaATGAAAGTACTGGACGCTGTGAGTGTTACAGGTGAGGGCGGTGGGAACATTTATAAGGATGAAATGAGCAGatgaagtttttaaaaagcaaaaaatgagaagaaaacaaaagaacaatgcCAAGCTGAGTGGACGCACTCCTCCTGCGTATTCACATCGCTTTACAACATCTAAACGTttaaagagaataaaaaatGTGCAGCAGAGATTTACACATAGATGTGATGACAAAAAGGAGATGAAGAACTGGCGCACAGACAGAGTTAATACACCAGTATATACCCCTCATTAACACCTCATTGATCTACAGGTTTTACTGGACAAAATCAGTGGTATGCTAACCGAACCTGTAGTGATTTTCTGctataatacaaagaaaagatcAGCCAATACAGTACAGGTAGCTCTCGCTCTTATAATAATGCTTTTCTTTCATAATATCAAGTTGTCTTCCACACATCCCCGCTGACAGACCAAATGAAGACGGGATCATGTGCCGACAATGTTAACAATAACATTCAAATTAAACATTAGGACATGACAGACATAAACAAAAGTGGATATTTCCATTTAAGTACTCACTTAAATGAGATTCCCATGTGCACTTGATATGCCATGACCCTTTGATACAGTACAGTATATTAATAGTTGCATTTCAAGTTCACAGTCTTAACATTTTGACTTTCAACACTTGTAAAACTAGTCTGGTACAGTAAATCGAGCATCCAAATGCAATGCAAATggtaaaagaaaacactgtatttttttttggggggggggggggggggggatttgttTACACCCTTTCCTTCTCACATGCATCTTGTACAGCTTATGTATACACAGCCATATGATCAGCCTGGGAAGAATAAAGCAGAGCTGGAGGGGCAGGGGTGGAGGAGCAGGTAGGGTGGGGAGAGTAGGGAGGCTGATTCGGCTAACGCAGCTAACAGGCACGGGAGATTAGCCAGGCAAAGCCACGACGGGCCTGGTTGTAGAGCTTGTGAAAGATAGCAGGTATCTCCAGAGGTGGCAGAGCCCTTCTTCCCTATATCTTTATTTCTCCCCACCTTCCTGTGTCCTCCCTCCAGGCCACTGTAGAGTGAAGGCGTGCAGGTAAATATGTACCTTGAGAGTGTTGTGAGAGTTGATGCTGCGTCTGCGGCCTTCCTCCAGCTGCATCTCAGAGTAAAgatcctcctcgtcctcctccagGATGTCAGACAGGTCAGATCCTCGGCTGCTCTCTGTGTAGTACTCCTCACTGTGGCTGTAGTGGTGATGATGGTGCTAAGggaaatgaatgagagaaagcaaGCTGAAGAGCGATGGTAAGTAATAAAAGCTCTGAATTCAGGTCCTTTATtttcagcaactgtgtgatgctgtcaacCTGAAACCTGCTGAATCTGTCCCTTTAAGAGTTAAGGAAGTTCTGAATGCAAGATGTATCTTATAAAGTGTCCAAATTATAAGCCTACAGTACATATTATAATACACACATTAAGATGGGACTCTGTTTGATTTCAgactgatttgatttgatccAGCAAACCGATTCTCCTGACACGCTGAGCACAGCTTGTGTTTTCTGTAAAGTACCTGTCTGCCTAACTCGGAGCCTCTGAGGAATTCATCCACTGAGGCGCCTCTCCTCCTGGCATGAGGCGAGTCGTagccatcctcctcctcatcagagTTGACAGGATGCAAAGCATTACCTCGCTCACTGAAGATATTCCTTTTCTCGACCTGACAGGGGAAAAGTCAAACTTTTAGATggaaaaaggagagaagaaTAACCGAGAGGATGAGAAAGACAAACAAGTTGCTAACTATCTTACTATATTTTCACAAATCTAATGATTTCCTCCAAAGCACTGCTTGTTTACAAAGCAGCCTAAAAGATATTACCATTAGCTTTTTGGCTGAGAGCTCTCTCATCACAAGCTGTGAAAAGGTTTAAGAGTGAAATCCTCACACACCCGGTTACCCTCAGCAAACACTCTCTGGGCAGCTTCCCTGGCCATGGCCTTGGCGATGGTGTTGGGGATGGGGACTCCCTGAGGCTGCGGCAGGATCCTCTGTGGAGAGGGAGATCGCTGTGGCTGGAAGGGCGGTGGCTCCAGGTTGGGACCTCGCATGGGAGGCAGCGGAGACGGGGAGCGTTCCCAGGGCTGGGCTGGCCGCAGGCCCACCTCATGCTCTTTGGTTTCTGGCTCTCTGGCACTTACTAATGGTTTGGATTTGGGCATGGAGTTGCGGTGAAAATGCGGCTGTGGATAGGGAGGAGGGGGGCGGATGGGCTGCGAGTGAGGCTGTGCGTGGGGCAGCGTGTGGGGCTGGGGTCGAGGCAGAGGCTGCACCTGGGGCTGAGGGTGGTTCGGGGGGTACGTCGATGGATAAGGAGGGTGGGTTTGTGAGTGAACTGGGTGGGGTGTGGGATGGGAAGGTGCAGTGGTTCTGTGGGAAAGGCGTGGAGAGCCCAAGAGATTGTGCGGTATGATGGCCACAGGCGAGTCCTGGGACTCTCCTTGTGTTGATAACGTCCTTACAATGACTTCCCTCGCCTCCAGACCCTGAATCCTGGTTAAGTCCACAGTCACATAGTCTGCTGTGGGGTACAAGACCTCTGCTATCTGCATTTACAAAGAAACCAGAGTCTTTACCAAAGGGCAATTCAGAATGTCCTCATACAAACATACATGTATCAATATGCATTCGTAGCTTTTACATCTTGGCTGTCGTAAAAGTTCTACGAGACAGTTACCATAATTTAAAAACTCACTACAGGCAGATTTGAAGCCTTACAGCCACAGCACCATTTTTATACTTCACACTCACTTCACACCTCTCAGGGAACGTCCAAATACTTAATAAATAAAGCATATATCTGGCATTTAGttcaaaataagataaaaatgtaGTTACTGGATACATACgtgtgcataacaaaaatagCCTGTAGAAAAAGGGACCCAGGGCAAACCTGTTTATTTCTCATGCCTCGGGGCTGCATATGAACATTAAAGACTTTCTCCAGGAGATGGCAATAGAGTGCTACTGAGAAGTTACAACTCAGGAAGGCAGAGGCTACCCATTTTAAGATCTGCAGTGTAagactaaaaaaataataataataataattttttgtttgttacctTTTGTCCCTTTGTGCACACGGCGTAGCCTATCACACTGGCTCCGTTGGAGGTTCCTGAAGACGTCAGGGGCGGCGGCTTCCATCTCACCTGCAGGAACCCGGGTGTTTGACCACACTGGACCTGCACCTCCTggggagggagaggggggccTGCGGAGGACAGTGCACATTTATCAGACAAGGAGAGAGGAAATAAAGACAGACTGCCTGTTCCTGCCATCCCTGCCTGTTTTATCAAAAAAGAATGAGCTGACCTTTGTACTGTGGACCGCTGGCGTTCAATATCCACTTCACTGTGGGATGGAATAAGCATGTTCTCAATCTGGAGGATTTGTAGTACACGTCTCGAATTTAAAACCTATTTCACTAAGATGAATAGCTGGTATATCATATGATAACATCAGTCGGGAACGGCTGAATAGCAGTATTTACCAGTAggatgatttttctttctatctatAAACAGGTTTATGTCGGGGCACTGGTTGAAAAATCCAAGTCTGCCAACATTGGCTATATGTATAGCAATATCATGCTCTTGCTGACAATATTCTTCCGAGCCTCAAAAAAACCCCAGTTTGCTATTTTCTCAATCTGTCCATCCTGCATGCATACTAAACAACATGCCCATCTGTGCAGCGCCGCCGTTCACCTGCAGCCACACAGCGAGCAAGAGGGAGTCACAGTCAGTCAGCAGAATCTCCGAGCCGTGACGTGCAGCTGCGCGAGCGTCCGGGAATCTACATCAGAGCAATCTTAATCACATTTCTAAGACTGACTGTTGGGAAAAAACGCAGTCTCTGAATAGCAGCAGTAGCTGTTTGGAGATTTCATTTcctcttgtcatttttaaacgGCCCCCGTCACAAACAACGCGCTCTCCTCCGAGAGCCGAAACGAGTGTTTAAATGAATATCTCAGTGGAGCCACTTTCATTAGTAGTGGACACAAACGGCAGGCGCTGATTTCCAGGGAGCGAACTGGTAGCCGCTCTGTGCGACTaatattaaaaatgcatcactAAGCACTAATGAAGCAACTTGTTTGAAGAACACACGCTGAGTGCAGAAGCCTAATATAGCACTTCCAGATACTGCCGTCGTCACTGACAGCGGCTGTCTGCCTCCACTATTCAGACAATTTTAGACGCCTCTAATTAACATATTCAATAGATGGGATCGTTTAATGAACTCTCAGCATGCGGGCTCGTCAGCTGCCAACACAAAATGTCAATTCAAACTTCAGCCTCGATCTCCGtctttcccccctttctctctctcttttttcacttCTTGACGTCATAACTCTCTGTCATCTCCCGTTTGGCTCCACTTTTCTCAGTGACTGCCATAATAATTGGAAGTGTCACCTTCCATGGTAAATGGAAGGTGTCACACATTAAACATCCCTCCGAGTGCATATAAAAAGCAATAATATGAACCATATTCAATCTATAGGCAACAACGGGCTGACTAGTTTTACCTGTCCATGGCTTTTCTCGCTTGACAGCAGGGCCGTGAGACCCAAGTTAACACTGGCAACAGTCAAGCAACAAAGAGCCTCCTGGGAGAAGAAATCCCAGAGATGCATGCTTAATATTTACACCCTTGTTTTCAGAATACTTCTTAAGCGGGTTTTCACATTACAGCTTTATCGGAAcgtcttttttcttgtttgttcgTGTTTCTACCCTTTACGTCTTatcacaaaagcacacacacagatcctcGAGGGCAATATAAAGGTAGCTGGGGAAGAATCTAAATGACTAAAATGTTTGTAAGTGTAATGACCTTGATGCGTGTGCCCGATTAAACACGATGACTGGTACCTCAGATGGAAATTTTTCaggcttttatttattgtgaAATCAAAGCTTTTTATGCAGAACAAAGTCTATAAGAGCACCGTTCAGACTGGGATAAAAAGAAGGCCGTGTTAGCCTTTTATCCAAAGCATTTTGTACCTGCCTTGGTGCATTTGCAAACAACAAGACTTTGCTTCACACCGAGTGTCTGATTAACCTTATTTTCGCATGCAGCAGGCAGCTTTTTGCAGTTTGTATCGGCACCAAACAGCAGATAAGGTTAAGGACTAAGTGAGATATAGGAAGGGAAGCATGTTGTTACATATTTTTCTCAGACTTTGCTGAGTCTGTTGGATGTGTAAACATTCAACATTCACCTCAACAACTTTATACTGCCCCCAagtgggaaaaaagaaaaaaaagatagacAAGCCAaggcaaaatgtattttaagcaCAACACAAACCTtcagcagtagtagtagtattatgtGTCTTAAGCCACACCACCAAGGATTTTGTGAGGCTTTACTTCAGTAAGATGGACTGatcaaccaaccaaccaaccaaccaaccaagaGACTAACATTGATATCTCTAGTCATGCTACCATGGCTACAAATATCCGAGCATTTCTAGCCACGGCCATGCAACCATGCACCATGCAAAGGAAAATTCCTCCACTGCTGTGATTCACAAAACCAATTATTTCTGCACTGGGGTGACTTACGTTTTAAGGACTGACCTGCAGGCTGAGTGCAGAACTCCACAGAGATTTCCCTCTTTTCCCTTTGATCCACTGGAAGCTGCCAAGGCACCTGATGTGGCTGTGCGACAACCTTCACCTTGTAAACTGTCATCGGCTTCAAGTTGAAAAACTTGTACTTATAGCCCCCTGCCTTGACCATGTCATACTCTGCACCGTTGAGGAAGATGGTGTGACTGTAGTTGCTGTTGCTGGGCATCCAAGACAGCTCAGCAGAGGCCTGCGTGATGCTGTCCACCCGCAGGTAGTAAGGTGCCACCACCACGTCCTTACCCACGAGAAGAGTGCACCGAAGTTCGTCTGACGGGCCCCTGTCAGTGATGCTCTGCACTGAGATGCGGTAGGTGTGTGTGGCCAGATTGAGCTTTTCAATAAGAGACTTTGTCCTGCCCCCGTAGGGGACACTCATACGAACCTCCTTATCCACCAAGACATTGTAGCCACTAATGGAGCCCCAGCCCGGTGGGAACACCGGAGGATCCCAGCCAATAATCACACTTTTGGCCAGTTGCTTAATCAGGTTGATGCGGCGGGGATAAGGCACAATGTCTTCACCGACCTCGTCAATGCTGACATCCAAGGTTCCCGTGCCATTGGTGGAGGAGCCCAGGAGGTCCATGCCCAAGCTGCTGGTGCTTAGACAGTCTAATTTACTGTCAGACAGCAGGCTGCTTATGCCTGTTCCTGTGCCGACCCCAGGTCTTTGAGGCCTCAGGCTACTGTGGTTGAGGTAGCCAGGTTCTTTAGTTAATATGTCCCTGTGCTGGACAGAGGGCGCCTCCTCATCTTGGATAAAATCTACAAAATTGGATGGGACGAGTCCTCTCTGTCCATCCAGCAGCTCTCCTGAGGACACAATAAGGATGCAGCTGGTACTTTGGTCACGTGGTAAAGTGCAagatgtgataaaaaaaaaaaaacaacacctttttaaaaaaaggcctgACCTTCATAAAAGCCATCCTCGTCCATTGTTCCGTAAATGTAAAGGTACTTCCCAGCCACCAGGGGGAGCTCTGCCTCAGGATGCTCATTGGGTCCATCATAAGGATTGTAActacagtaaaaagaaaacaaattaattaGCTTCCAAAGTGCACACTTTTTTGTTGCAATTATTCTCcatttgggtttgttttatataaaacaccacaaacataaTATGTATGTCGAGGAAAACGATTTGCCGAGCGCTGCTTTGAaaatacaaagttttttttctgttctattATATTTGGCTGTTTGCAAATATGAGAGGGTTGAAGAGAGTGTGGGTTGAAAGCTTTGGCCCTGTTTCACAAATCTGTGTGCTTGAGGATTCCAATTATTTTCTATGCTGACAGGTTATTTTCTTTAGCAGCAGAAACACTGAGTCACATTTAAGACCACAGCGCTTGCGAGAGAAAGCAAATAACAGAGCAAGATTTTCAGTTCAGTGCGAGAGATTTTCCACCACCTCTGTTTTAAATGATCACAATGATTTCACTTTGGTTTAGGGGTAGGGGTGTAACGTAAGCACAAAGCCCTGTAGGTTTGAAATGATAAACTCATGAGGATCaaactttttttccatttatttattttacaaatacagcagtggttgaaaaagtaattgtgtgttttgtgtgcataCCTGTAGCGAGCAACACACAGACGGACCTTCCCTGTGAACCGTGGTTTGGATCTGGTGGTGGAGCTGAGATCTTTGTCCATCTGGAGAAGGAAGCATTCACAGATTTTCACAGTTTCAACATCGAATGCTTCTTAATGTTTGCACGTTCCCTTTGGTTCAATGTTTTAGCTTGTGTCAACTAAATATATTTGATCAATCCCAAATAATCTGCATGAGTAACACCGAGAAGCCTCCTGGATTCCTGCTGTGTGGATTTTCTCGTGTTCAGCCCAAAGACATTATTTAGATTAAAATGAATCAGCATTTTCCCAAATGTGCCGTCTACGTAAGGGATCACAGAGGCATGAGCGAGGGAATGGATCTAATACCGGTGAgttcatcttaaaaaaaaattataataaaaagctttttcaCAGAAACTATTAGAGCTCCACTGACCTGAGTGACAACAGAAATGCTTTTGGGTAAATACGTGGAGCAAACGATTGAAATTATTGGGAATTCTCCCACGTTGTGTCTCAACGGTGTCGTTTGGGATTTTTAGACCGTCTTTCCACAGTTTATTAGATTCCATTTGTTTGAGATGTATCGAATCGATCTGATTTCGGACGTGTAAAAAGATAGAGTACAAATGGACACTATAATATACCTCAGAGAGTAAAGCCCGCGCTGGACTGCTGGCTCGACCGCGAGTGAGGAATGTTGGCTTGACAGAGAGGAGCTCGGGCTTGTCTCCGCTGACTTGGAGTGGTCGGATGAACTCCGATATCAAAGATCTGCTTGTTGGGGCCTCATTGCCTGTGGAACAAAAGCAACGTAGCTCCACACATCACAATATAACAGAACTAATATCAAAGTCAGAATTTTCATCTTGTATTTGATTGCATGCTGTCCTTTAAAAAGGTTCTGCCatttaattcaatttgattTCATGAAATTTTTGTTAAGCAGGATGATTGATGTGGTTCTATCAGAGTACTTGTTTgctttggttttatttgtcCATCACTTCTTTGGTGAATCTCGTTCACCTTTTTTCATCAATTACTGAATTAGCTCTGTCTGTATTTATAGTCCTGTGCTTCTCCTTGTTGTCTGTGTGATCATCTGCGTGTACTCTGTGTTCCCCGGCTGTTCCATCCTGGCTCCTAGTTTTTTTGGATCACTTTATATCATTAATCTGTGGACTGTGTGCTTGTTTCTGCCTGAACTCTGCTGTTGCTATCTTCTTCCTTTTGGTTTGATTTGACTTATTCTTAGTTCTTCAACCTAACAGCATCCATGTGTTCTGTGATCTCTGTGTGGATAACCTGAATTTAGGACAAACTGAATAAAAGTGGCCCGATAGATACTGATTTTGAAGGAAAGTGACATCCAGAATGAAATGCAGTCAGCGCTGACATCATGCATCTCCACTGCTCGGCTCGCTGTTACATCACAGGCACTGTTGCACAGTGTGCCTGCCAGTGTCTGTCCTTATCCTGGGTGAGGTCAAGCCAGGTCCTGAATCAACTGCTCCTGtttctcagcctgttcctgagaGTGGTGTTGCTCCTTGAGTCACTCGCTAAAGTTTGGACTGTTTCTGTGTCAGGCAACTATTCCTGAGTCTGAGTCAGCTGACACATAACCAATTACTAAGACTGTCCCAGAGTCAGCTGCACTTTTCCAGCCAAACGCGGCTAAAGTCTTAATGGCCAGTACAGAGACTTGATTGATACTCAGACAATAAATTAAACTCCCGGCTCGACTAAAGTAAAAAGATATTTTTACTCCACCTGCAACTCCTGAATCGACTTACGCCACACCTGCCCAAAAGCCTAAACAGCACTGATGACCTACAACCAGTTCCTGAGTCATTCTACTTGCTGGCTCCCAGTGGCTACAGTGGGAGGATAGATGATATCTATTAACTCCCACCCTGAGGAAAACTGGTCTGCTGGAGTACCAAGATTCAGCCCCCTTGAGTGTCCCGCATCATTCCCTGAACTTACTCAGTTTCCCCACCTTTCAAGGTGGTATCCTCCACCACAGAGAGGGATTCTGTCCTTTCCCACAAATAGATCCCGCCTTCACCGGCACTCCTTCCTGTCTGCTGAGCACCTGTGCTGCCCTCCTTAGTAACCCAGCCACTTTGCTATCCCACCTGTTCTTCACCCACCACGCGTTACTTTACTTTTGTCTTTGAGCcctttaaatgtaagttttaaaaTAGCACAtaactttattttgtaaa
This genomic stretch from Astatotilapia calliptera chromosome 12, fAstCal1.2, whole genome shotgun sequence harbors:
- the rimbp2b gene encoding RIMS-binding protein 2 isoform X13, yielding MGTMGCHKTCKVEKLLRQSQREVVWSQRRTLARAKKNSWVRGTDKRNEAFPLHLLDELCLLEDYSQARRLNPETLSHQRLQQKLLETEISTRRKECEALDAEVKKKNQTCQTLENELQDFLHENKHLNLQLFSNSHKASDYEEVKSEYAQLKETLGAVTQERDLALWERNQLQAKLENLEQVLKHMREAAERRQQLELEHEQALAVLNAKQQEIDILQKAQVEAKKEHEGAVHLLENHLDSMQAKVRELEEKCRTQSEQFNLLSKELEKFRLQAGKFDILSTEPLTVCESPGSPNKSLSQLLNGLAAPTEKGNEAPTSRSLISEFIRPLQVSGDKPELLSVKPTFLTRGRASSPARALLSEMDKDLSSTTRSKPRFTGKVRLCVARYSYNPYDGPNEHPEAELPLVAGKYLYIYGTMDEDGFYEGELLDGQRGLVPSNFVDFIQDEEAPSVQHRDILTKEPGYLNHSSLRPQRPGVGTGTGISSLLSDSKLDCLSTSSLGMDLLGSSTNGTGTLDVSIDEVGEDIVPYPRRINLIKQLAKSVIIGWDPPVFPPGWGSISGYNVLVDKEVRMSVPYGGRTKSLIEKLNLATHTYRISVQSITDRGPSDELRCTLLVGKDVVVAPYYLRVDSITQASAELSWMPSNSNYSHTIFLNGAEYDMVKAGGYKYKFFNLKPMTVYKVKVVAQPHQVPWQLPVDQREKREISVEFCTQPAGQSLKRPPLPPQEVQVQCGQTPGFLQVRWKPPPLTSSGTSNGASVIGYAVCTKGQKIAEVLYPTADYVTVDLTRIQGLEAREVIVRTLSTQGESQDSPVAIIPHNLLGSPRLSHRTTAPSHPTPHPVHSQTHPPYPSTYPPNHPQPQVQPLPRPQPHTLPHAQPHSQPIRPPPPYPQPHFHRNSMPKSKPLVSAREPETKEHEVGLRPAQPWERSPSPLPPMRGPNLEPPPFQPQRSPSPQRILPQPQGVPIPNTIAKAMAREAAQRVFAEGNRVEKRNIFSERGNALHPVNSDEEEDGYDSPHARRRGASVDEFLRGSELGRQHHHHHYSHSEEYYTESSRGSDLSDILEEDEEDLYSEMQLEEGRRRSINSHNTLKIIGNSPSHGSADRLDHSGRRPVHIGTPPQRRPIPSIEITMDSNSEGSEGNLSPVKEDVYYGSVARRRIWRSMSSEDQYDGYGGRRHGRGRRSPDYYEESEPEEMTRVFVALFDYDPLSMSPNPDAADEELPFKEGQIIKVFGNKDTDGFYRAEIRDRVGLIPCNMVSEIQTEDNEMMDQLLKQGFLPLNTPVEKLVNCDRFKDGRSINRRSRKSKRERNRRSGRQQPMSTRRMVALYDYDPRESSPNVDVEYEGNRLNEETELTFCAGDVITVFGEIDEDGFYYGELNGHKGLVPSNFLEEVPDDVEVFLTDSPSRYPQDTPARIKTKRKKSVHFTP